In one Oscillospiraceae bacterium genomic region, the following are encoded:
- the sodC gene encoding hypothetical protein translates to MMQYDYPCRLPRVLTDGQPAARALLRGGGATPDLRGEVLFYPFQEGSLLLVRVLGLPGDGFFALHVHSLGDCCEGGDLPFYCAGDHFNPTGAAHPGHAGDLPVLLSSGGRAFAVEYTGRFRPEEVLGRSVIIHEGPDDYRSQPGGGAGGRIACGIITPMA, encoded by the coding sequence ATGATGCAATACGACTACCCCTGCCGCCTGCCCCGTGTGCTCACCGACGGCCAGCCCGCCGCCCGCGCCCTTCTGCGGGGCGGCGGCGCCACCCCGGATCTGCGGGGCGAGGTGCTCTTCTACCCCTTCCAGGAGGGCTCCCTCCTGCTCGTCCGGGTCCTGGGCCTGCCCGGGGACGGCTTTTTCGCCCTGCACGTCCACAGCCTCGGGGACTGCTGCGAGGGGGGCGATCTGCCCTTCTACTGCGCCGGGGACCACTTTAATCCCACCGGGGCCGCCCACCCCGGCCACGCCGGGGATCTGCCCGTGCTGCTGTCCAGCGGCGGGCGGGCCTTTGCGGTGGAGTACACAGGCCGCTTCCGCCCCGAAGAGGTGCTGGGCCGCTCGGTGATCATCCACGAGGGCCCGGACGACTACCGCAGCCAGCCCGGCGGCGGGGCGGGCGGGCGCATCGCCTGCGGGATCATCACCCCCATGGCATAA
- a CDS encoding DegV family protein → MAIKITSDSTCDLPRALLEEHDVTIFPLSVIKDGKPYRDGLEITPADIFRHVDAGGEITTTAAVSVGEYQEAFRRLSARYEAVIHIDISAEFSSCYQNACIAAEEFGNVYVVDSRNLSSGHGHVVVEAALAAEAGMEARDIVSYLEGLIPRVEASFIIDRLDYMVKGGRCSAVAMLGANLLKLKPCIEVAGGRMGVVKKYRGCFEKCLNEYVKDRLQGRDDLDLGRIFITYSSAPSQAVEAVRRAIAKYADFEQIIETRAGCTVSSHCGPNTLGILFIRSR, encoded by the coding sequence ATGGCCATCAAAATCACCTCCGACAGCACCTGCGATCTGCCCCGCGCCCTGCTGGAGGAGCACGACGTTACCATTTTCCCCCTGTCCGTCATCAAGGACGGCAAGCCCTACCGGGACGGGCTGGAGATCACCCCGGCGGATATTTTCCGCCACGTGGACGCGGGGGGCGAGATTACCACCACCGCCGCCGTCAGCGTGGGCGAGTACCAGGAGGCCTTCCGGCGCCTCTCCGCCCGGTACGAGGCGGTCATCCACATCGACATCAGCGCCGAATTCTCCAGCTGCTACCAGAACGCCTGCATCGCCGCGGAGGAGTTCGGCAACGTCTACGTGGTGGACTCCCGCAACCTCTCCAGCGGCCACGGCCACGTGGTGGTGGAGGCCGCCCTGGCCGCCGAGGCCGGCATGGAGGCCCGGGACATCGTCTCCTACCTGGAGGGCCTCATCCCCCGCGTGGAGGCCAGCTTCATCATCGACCGGCTGGACTACATGGTCAAGGGGGGCCGCTGCTCCGCCGTGGCCATGCTGGGGGCCAACCTGCTCAAGCTCAAGCCCTGCATCGAGGTGGCCGGCGGCAGGATGGGCGTGGTGAAAAAGTACCGCGGCTGCTTTGAAAAGTGCCTGAACGAGTACGTAAAGGACCGGCTCCAGGGCCGGGACGACCTGGATCTGGGCCGGATTTTTATCACCTACTCCAGCGCCCCCTCCCAGGCCGTGGAGGCCGTGCGGCGGGCCATCGCCAAGTACGCAGATTTTGAGCAGATTATAGAGACCCGCGCGGGGTGCACCGTCTCCTCCCACTGCGGGCCCAACACCCTGGGCATCCTCTTCATCCGCAGCCGGTAG
- a CDS encoding amino acid permease, with product MGNASGKSISFFGLVAMGIGCMLGTSWLLLTGTWLEVAGGPLNLAVAFLLCIVIELPFAFAYMEAIPMLPLQGGEVVYSYAAFGSRGGFAVGWAGILMNSIVFCWVDLAAISLLDELFPVLTRTGVLYAVDGFPITLPNIAVQLALAGAVVWIQLRGANVCASLAKIATVTLLSMCLIGLVVCFAHFDPAVYASGGGLDFNFSGSASLLSLLVFSVAGWETVSKAAADATGSAARKAGWALITCLFLVTGILCLVSTAVAGNMPWRETMGHTAAFADVLVGITGFPAVRILFLVTAFVGAVGVMNSTLYSSARMLYGLSQFALVSKKFSRLHPRYGTPTRCVWFAAVFVVLAPFTGKLFFIPLINIAALATIVMWVMTFAAVLRLRRTYPGLERPVRMPGGRLTVVLGSAASLFLVGNILLPMSPGALSGLEYGVSLALLAAGAALYRFRDTSVSGAEQERLIFGDMLRRKRG from the coding sequence ATGGGGAACGCATCCGGAAAATCCATCAGCTTCTTCGGCCTGGTGGCCATGGGCATCGGCTGTATGCTGGGTACGAGCTGGCTGCTGCTCACGGGCACTTGGCTGGAGGTGGCGGGGGGGCCCCTCAACCTGGCCGTGGCCTTCCTCCTGTGCATCGTCATCGAGCTGCCCTTCGCCTTCGCCTACATGGAGGCCATCCCCATGCTCCCCCTCCAGGGGGGCGAGGTGGTCTACTCCTACGCCGCCTTCGGCAGCAGGGGGGGCTTCGCCGTGGGCTGGGCGGGCATCCTCATGAACTCCATCGTGTTCTGCTGGGTGGATCTGGCGGCCATCTCCCTGCTGGACGAGCTCTTCCCCGTCCTGACCCGGACGGGGGTGCTCTACGCGGTGGACGGCTTCCCCATCACCCTGCCCAACATCGCCGTCCAGCTGGCCCTGGCGGGGGCCGTGGTGTGGATTCAGCTCCGGGGGGCCAACGTGTGCGCCTCCCTGGCGAAGATCGCCACCGTCACGCTGCTGAGCATGTGCCTCATCGGGCTGGTGGTTTGCTTCGCCCACTTCGACCCGGCCGTTTACGCCTCCGGCGGAGGGCTGGACTTCAACTTCAGCGGCTCGGCCTCTCTGCTGTCCCTGCTGGTGTTCTCGGTGGCGGGGTGGGAGACCGTGTCCAAGGCGGCGGCTGACGCCACCGGCAGCGCCGCCCGCAAGGCGGGGTGGGCCCTCATCACCTGCCTGTTCCTGGTCACCGGCATCCTGTGCCTGGTATCCACCGCCGTGGCGGGCAACATGCCCTGGCGGGAGACCATGGGCCACACCGCCGCCTTCGCAGACGTGCTGGTGGGCATCACGGGCTTTCCCGCGGTGCGGATCCTCTTCCTGGTCACCGCCTTCGTGGGCGCGGTGGGGGTAATGAACTCCACGCTCTACTCCTCCGCCCGGATGCTCTACGGCCTGAGCCAGTTCGCCCTGGTCTCCAAAAAGTTCTCCCGGCTTCACCCCAGGTACGGCACCCCCACCCGCTGCGTGTGGTTCGCCGCCGTGTTCGTGGTGCTGGCCCCCTTCACGGGCAAGCTCTTCTTTATCCCCCTCATCAACATCGCCGCCCTGGCCACCATCGTCATGTGGGTGATGACCTTTGCGGCCGTGCTGCGTCTGCGCCGCACCTACCCCGGCCTGGAGCGCCCCGTCCGCATGCCGGGGGGGAGGCTCACGGTTGTGCTGGGCAGCGCCGCGTCCCTGTTCCTGGTGGGGAACATCCTGCTGCCCATGAGCCCCGGCGCCCTCAGCGGCCTGGAGTACGGGGTGTCTCTGGCACTGCTGGCTGCGGGCGCGGCGCTCTACCGCTTCCGGGACACCTCGGTCTCCGGCGCGGAGCAGGAGCGGCTGATCTTTGGGGACATGCTCCGGCGCAAGCGGGGGTAG
- the pcrA_1 gene encoding DNA helicase, protein MADLLQGLNGAQREAVTATEGFVRVIAGAGSGKTRALSHRFAFLVNELGILPGNILCVTFTNKSANEMRQRIHSLTGDNDTGYINTFHGFCVSILQEDSAAVQYPKSFLVLDNSDIDAMLQIIYEERGLTLRDMTFAKARDMIEIRKLQKEPDYYRDMITMSLDTLKQKYLDAGQAADIIFYGYLYQEKKCFGLDYNDLIKFSLYIFRENGDIRLKWQQRLEYIMIDEFQDIDELQYQLMEVLCGYHGNLFIVGDPDQTIYTWRGANVKYLLEFDKAFPGTRTILMIHNYRSTPQILAAANALIGKNRYRMEKELLPTLEPGAPVLCHFAETQEAEARWIAEQVQALYGQGIPYRDMAVLYRAHYVTRTVEEVFLGEKLPYTIYSGVQFFSRMEIKDALSYLRMLAYQDDLSFLRIANRPKRNLGKRRMAFLQDYAAQHGCSLYRALAMNLEDPLFKGTKARQFLALIEAFSAESAGRPVSEVLSGILNASGYEEMLRTEGGQERLDNLAELKQSVYEYETTCGEENTLEHYLAHVALFTNTDAEDGRDRVKLMTVHSAKGLEFPYVFLCGMNEGIFPSRKVRTLQGMEEERRLAFVAVTRAERGLFLSEADGRNFDGSPRYPSRFLLDIGPGLLTYTREPPEGLVREARGYIEDSLRYLPGDEAAFTYQAGQRVRHAMFGPGTVIGVDGDRAAHVVQFDALDTPRRISFRAKLEPC, encoded by the coding sequence ATGGCGGATTTATTACAGGGGCTGAACGGCGCCCAGCGGGAGGCGGTCACCGCGACCGAGGGCTTTGTCCGCGTGATAGCCGGGGCGGGCTCCGGCAAGACCCGCGCCCTCTCCCACAGGTTTGCCTTCCTGGTGAACGAGCTGGGGATACTGCCCGGGAACATCCTGTGCGTGACCTTTACCAACAAGTCGGCCAACGAGATGCGCCAGCGCATCCACAGCCTGACCGGGGACAACGACACCGGCTATATCAATACCTTCCACGGCTTCTGCGTGTCCATCTTACAGGAGGACAGCGCCGCCGTGCAGTACCCCAAGAGCTTTCTGGTGCTGGACAACTCCGACATCGACGCCATGCTGCAGATCATCTACGAGGAGCGGGGGCTCACCCTGCGGGACATGACCTTCGCCAAGGCGCGGGATATGATTGAGATCCGCAAGCTGCAAAAGGAGCCGGACTACTACAGGGATATGATCACCATGTCCCTGGACACCCTGAAGCAGAAGTACCTGGACGCCGGGCAGGCGGCGGACATCATCTTTTACGGCTACCTGTACCAGGAGAAAAAATGCTTCGGCCTGGACTACAACGACCTGATTAAATTCTCCCTGTACATCTTCCGGGAGAACGGGGACATCAGGCTCAAATGGCAGCAGCGCCTGGAGTACATCATGATTGACGAGTTCCAGGACATCGACGAGCTGCAATATCAGTTGATGGAGGTGCTGTGCGGCTACCACGGAAACCTGTTCATCGTCGGCGACCCGGATCAGACCATTTACACCTGGCGGGGGGCCAACGTGAAGTATCTGCTGGAGTTTGACAAGGCCTTCCCCGGCACGAGGACCATCCTGATGATACACAACTACCGCTCCACGCCGCAGATCCTGGCGGCGGCAAACGCCCTGATCGGGAAGAACCGGTACCGCATGGAAAAGGAGCTGCTCCCCACGCTGGAGCCTGGGGCGCCGGTGCTGTGCCACTTCGCGGAGACGCAGGAGGCGGAGGCGCGGTGGATCGCGGAGCAGGTGCAGGCCCTTTACGGGCAGGGGATCCCCTACCGGGACATGGCCGTGCTGTACCGGGCCCACTACGTGACCCGGACGGTGGAGGAGGTGTTTTTGGGGGAGAAGCTGCCCTACACCATCTACAGCGGCGTCCAGTTTTTCAGCCGCATGGAGATCAAGGACGCGCTGTCCTACCTGCGTATGCTGGCCTACCAGGACGACCTGTCCTTTTTGCGCATTGCCAACCGGCCGAAGCGGAACCTGGGCAAGCGGCGCATGGCCTTTTTGCAGGACTACGCCGCGCAGCACGGGTGCTCCCTGTACCGGGCGCTGGCCATGAACCTGGAGGATCCGCTTTTCAAGGGCACGAAAGCGCGGCAGTTTCTGGCCCTGATTGAGGCCTTTTCCGCCGAAAGCGCGGGGCGGCCCGTCTCCGAGGTGCTCTCGGGCATATTAAACGCCAGCGGCTATGAGGAGATGCTGCGCACCGAGGGCGGCCAGGAGCGGCTGGACAATCTGGCGGAGCTGAAGCAGTCGGTGTACGAGTACGAGACCACCTGCGGCGAGGAAAACACCCTGGAGCACTACCTGGCCCACGTGGCCCTGTTCACCAACACCGACGCGGAGGACGGCCGGGACAGGGTGAAGCTGATGACCGTCCACTCGGCCAAGGGCCTGGAGTTCCCCTACGTGTTCCTCTGCGGCATGAACGAGGGGATATTCCCCTCCCGGAAGGTGCGCACCCTCCAGGGCATGGAGGAGGAGCGGCGGCTGGCCTTTGTGGCGGTGACCCGGGCGGAGCGGGGGCTCTTCCTCTCGGAGGCCGACGGACGGAATTTTGACGGCTCGCCCCGCTACCCCTCCCGGTTCCTGCTGGACATCGGCCCGGGCCTGCTGACCTACACCCGGGAGCCGCCGGAGGGCCTGGTCAGGGAGGCCCGGGGCTACATAGAGGACAGCCTGCGCTATCTGCCCGGGGACGAGGCTGCGTTTACCTATCAGGCGGGGCAGCGGGTGAGGCACGCGATGTTCGGCCCCGGCACGGTGATCGGCGTGGACGGGGACAGAGCCGCCCACGTGGTCCAGTTTGACGCGCTGGACACGCCGCGCAGGATCTCCTTCCGGGCGAAGCTGGAGCCATGCTGA
- the rpmB gene encoding 50S ribosomal protein L28, with translation MAKCEFCDKGVVFGIQVSHSHRRSNRPWKPNVKRVKAIVDGTPKHVYVCTRCLRSGKVTRAV, from the coding sequence ATGGCCAAATGTGAATTTTGCGATAAGGGCGTTGTGTTCGGGATTCAGGTCTCCCACTCCCACCGCCGCTCCAATCGGCCCTGGAAGCCCAACGTAAAGCGTGTCAAGGCGATCGTCGACGGTACGCCCAAGCACGTCTACGTGTGCACCAGATGCCTCCGTTCGGGTAAGGTCACCCGCGCTGTGTAA
- a CDS encoding isoprenyl transferase, which translates to MPLFKPKQDTAALVDFNKLPRHVAIIMDGNGRWARRRGLPRTAGHAAGAENFRTIATYCKEIGLEYLTVYAFSTENWKRPAEEVSAIMGLLKKYLLEAIGRMERDRVKMCFFGDLSPLPEELRLLCEQTREISKHYDGVQVNICLNYGGRDELLRAARAFALDCAEGRADPNHLTEAAFSQYLYSGGVPDPDLVIRPSGELRLSNFLLWQSAYSEFYYTDALWPDFSKDELHRALAAYQARSRRFGGV; encoded by the coding sequence ATGCCACTGTTTAAACCCAAGCAGGACACCGCCGCGCTGGTGGACTTCAACAAGCTGCCCCGGCACGTGGCCATCATCATGGACGGCAACGGCCGCTGGGCCAGGCGCCGCGGGCTGCCCCGCACGGCGGGCCACGCCGCGGGGGCGGAGAATTTCCGCACCATCGCCACCTACTGCAAGGAGATCGGCCTGGAGTACCTGACGGTGTACGCCTTCTCCACGGAGAACTGGAAGCGCCCGGCGGAGGAGGTCTCCGCCATCATGGGCCTTTTGAAGAAGTACCTGCTGGAGGCCATCGGCCGGATGGAGCGGGACAGGGTGAAGATGTGCTTTTTCGGCGACCTGTCCCCGCTGCCGGAGGAGCTGCGGCTTCTGTGCGAGCAGACGCGGGAGATCTCAAAGCACTACGACGGGGTGCAGGTGAACATCTGCCTCAACTACGGCGGCCGGGACGAGCTGCTCCGGGCGGCCAGGGCCTTTGCGCTGGACTGCGCGGAGGGGCGGGCCGACCCCAACCACCTGACCGAGGCCGCCTTCTCGCAGTACCTGTACTCCGGGGGCGTGCCCGACCCGGATCTGGTGATCCGCCCCAGCGGGGAGCTGCGGCTGTCCAACTTCCTGCTGTGGCAGTCCGCCTATTCCGAGTTCTATTACACCGACGCGCTGTGGCCCGACTTCTCAAAAGACGAGCTGCACAGGGCGCTGGCCGCCTATCAGGCCCGCTCCCGCCGGTTTGGAGGGGTATAG
- the tsf gene encoding elongation factor Ts, translating to MAITAKDVQALREMTGVGMMDCKKALTEAEGNMDKAVEILREKGLAASQKKAGRIAAEGMAYSAVVDGVGVVVEVNAETDFVAKNEKFVEFVKGVAATVAAGKPADLDALMACKYAGTDVTVTEQQQEMVLVIGENIKVRRFAFYTDGVSVPYIHAGGKIGVLVNLEVSAGLEDKVTEVGKDLAMQIAALNPRFLDKSQVGQDTLDEEKKILLVQMENDPKMASKPEKVKEGIVAGKLGKFYKENCLLQQEFVKDNSMSVEQYVASVAKSLGGTITLKDAVRFEKGEGIEKKQENFAEEIAKQLGK from the coding sequence ATGGCAATTACTGCAAAAGACGTACAGGCCCTGCGCGAGATGACCGGCGTCGGTATGATGGACTGCAAGAAGGCCCTGACCGAGGCCGAGGGCAATATGGACAAGGCCGTTGAGATCCTGCGTGAAAAGGGTCTCGCCGCCTCCCAGAAGAAGGCCGGCCGCATCGCCGCCGAGGGTATGGCCTACTCCGCCGTCGTGGACGGCGTGGGCGTGGTGGTCGAGGTCAACGCCGAGACCGACTTCGTGGCCAAGAACGAGAAGTTTGTGGAGTTCGTGAAGGGCGTGGCCGCCACCGTGGCCGCCGGCAAGCCCGCCGACCTGGACGCCCTCATGGCCTGCAAGTACGCCGGCACCGACGTGACCGTCACCGAGCAGCAGCAGGAGATGGTGCTGGTCATCGGCGAGAACATCAAGGTCCGCCGCTTCGCCTTCTACACCGACGGCGTTTCCGTGCCCTATATCCACGCCGGCGGCAAGATCGGCGTGCTGGTGAATCTGGAGGTCTCCGCGGGCCTGGAGGACAAGGTGACCGAGGTGGGCAAGGACCTGGCGATGCAGATCGCCGCCCTGAACCCCCGCTTCCTGGACAAGAGCCAGGTCGGCCAGGACACCCTGGACGAGGAGAAGAAGATCCTGCTGGTCCAGATGGAGAACGACCCCAAGATGGCCTCCAAGCCCGAGAAGGTGAAGGAGGGCATCGTGGCCGGCAAGCTGGGCAAGTTCTACAAGGAGAACTGCCTGCTGCAGCAGGAGTTCGTAAAGGACAACTCCATGAGCGTGGAGCAGTACGTGGCCTCCGTGGCCAAGTCCCTGGGTGGCACCATCACCCTGAAGGACGCCGTGCGCTTTGAGAAGGGCGAGGGCATCGAGAAGAAGCAGGAGAACTTCGCCGAGGAGATCGCCAAGCAGCTGGGCAAGTAA
- the proC_1 gene encoding pyrroline-5-carboxylate reductase → MKLAAFIGTGNMGGALVRAACRSVGAEQVVIANRSAEKSAALAAETGCAVAGSNAEAAAQARYVFLGVKPQMCAGVLEALAPALAGKVLVSMAAGLTTATLAELAGVEAPILRIMPNTPAAIGRGMIALCGAQGVEEAHFAAVERILSAAGRIERLPEGQMDAFSAVAGCGPAFVYQFIEALADGGVMAGLPRKQAQTYAAQTLLGAAAMVLETGEHPGALKDAVCSPGGSTIAGVAELERHGFRAAAIGAVQAAWSKNADLGKV, encoded by the coding sequence ATGAAGCTGGCTGCGTTTATCGGTACGGGCAACATGGGCGGGGCCCTGGTGCGGGCGGCCTGCCGCTCCGTGGGGGCGGAGCAGGTGGTCATCGCCAACCGCTCGGCGGAGAAGTCGGCGGCCCTGGCCGCCGAGACCGGCTGCGCCGTGGCGGGGAGCAACGCCGAGGCGGCCGCCCAGGCCCGGTACGTGTTCCTGGGGGTCAAGCCCCAGATGTGCGCCGGGGTGCTGGAGGCGCTGGCGCCCGCCCTGGCGGGAAAGGTGCTGGTCTCCATGGCGGCGGGCCTGACCACCGCCACGCTGGCGGAGCTGGCGGGGGTTGAGGCGCCCATCCTGCGCATCATGCCCAACACCCCCGCCGCCATCGGCAGGGGGATGATCGCCCTGTGCGGAGCGCAGGGCGTGGAGGAGGCCCACTTCGCGGCGGTGGAGCGCATCCTGTCCGCCGCCGGGCGGATAGAGCGCCTGCCCGAGGGGCAGATGGACGCCTTCTCGGCGGTGGCGGGCTGCGGCCCGGCCTTCGTCTACCAGTTTATCGAGGCCCTGGCCGACGGCGGCGTGATGGCGGGCCTGCCCCGGAAGCAGGCCCAGACCTACGCGGCCCAGACCCTGCTGGGGGCGGCCGCCATGGTGCTGGAGACGGGAGAGCACCCCGGCGCGCTGAAGGACGCGGTCTGCTCCCCCGGCGGCTCCACCATCGCCGGAGTGGCGGAGCTGGAGCGGCACGGCTTCCGCGCCGCCGCCATCGGCGCGGTGCAGGCCGCGTGGAGCAAGAACGCCGATCTGGGCAAGGTATAG
- the frr gene encoding ribosome-recycling factor: MNEILKEFDHKMQRTTEVVVSDFASVRAGRANAAVLDKIVVDYYGSPTPINQVAAISSPDPRSLMIQPWDASLLRAIEKAIQTSDLGINPQNDGRVIRLAFPQLTEERRKDLTKQVKKYAEGGKVAIRNVRREAMEKFKALEKKSEITEDDRKEYEKELQDLTEKRCKQIDELCAKKEEELMAV; the protein is encoded by the coding sequence ATGAATGAGATCCTGAAGGAATTTGACCACAAGATGCAGCGGACCACCGAGGTGGTCGTGAGCGACTTCGCCAGCGTGCGGGCCGGGCGGGCCAACGCCGCCGTCCTGGATAAGATCGTCGTGGACTACTACGGCAGCCCCACCCCCATCAACCAGGTGGCCGCCATCTCCTCCCCCGACCCCCGCAGCCTGATGATCCAGCCCTGGGACGCCTCCCTGCTCAGGGCCATCGAGAAGGCCATCCAGACCTCCGATCTGGGCATCAACCCCCAGAACGATGGCAGGGTCATCCGCTTGGCCTTCCCCCAGCTCACCGAGGAGCGCCGCAAGGACCTGACCAAGCAGGTGAAAAAGTACGCCGAGGGCGGCAAGGTGGCCATCCGCAACGTGCGCCGGGAGGCCATGGAGAAGTTCAAGGCCCTGGAGAAGAAGTCAGAGATCACCGAGGACGACCGCAAGGAGTACGAGAAGGAGCTCCAGGATCTGACCGAAAAGCGCTGCAAGCAGATCGACGAGCTGTGCGCCAAGAAGGAAGAGGAACTGATGGCGGTGTAA
- the pyrH gene encoding uridylate kinase, whose amino-acid sequence MTEPQYKRVLLKISGEALAGELSRGLDFGVIGQVCDVIKQCSELGVQVGIVVGGGNFWRGVKDGGGKMERTRADHMGMMATTLNCLALADVLEQKGVEVRVQTAIEMRAIAEPYIRSRAIRHLEKGRVVVFGCGTGNPFFSTDTAAVLRAAEIDADVILLAKNIDGVYSADPLKDPTAVKYDSITYDDVLAQHLQVMDSTATSLSMDNKIPVILFALKDPENILRVVKGEKIGTIVKEA is encoded by the coding sequence ATGACCGAACCGCAGTATAAGCGGGTGCTGCTGAAAATCAGCGGCGAGGCCCTGGCGGGCGAGCTGTCCCGGGGCCTGGACTTCGGCGTTATCGGCCAGGTCTGCGATGTCATCAAGCAGTGCAGCGAGCTGGGCGTACAGGTGGGCATCGTCGTGGGCGGCGGCAACTTCTGGCGCGGCGTGAAGGACGGCGGGGGCAAGATGGAGCGCACCCGGGCCGACCACATGGGCATGATGGCCACCACCCTCAACTGCCTGGCCCTGGCCGACGTGCTGGAGCAGAAGGGCGTGGAGGTGCGGGTCCAGACCGCCATCGAGATGCGCGCCATCGCCGAGCCCTATATCCGCTCCCGCGCCATCCGGCACCTGGAGAAGGGGAGGGTGGTCGTCTTCGGCTGCGGCACCGGCAACCCGTTCTTCTCCACCGACACCGCCGCCGTGCTGCGGGCCGCGGAGATCGACGCGGACGTGATTCTGCTTGCCAAGAATATAGACGGCGTGTACAGCGCCGACCCCCTCAAGGACCCCACGGCGGTGAAGTACGACTCCATCACCTACGACGACGTGCTCGCGCAGCATCTGCAGGTGATGGACTCCACCGCCACCAGCCTATCCATGGACAACAAGATCCCCGTGATCCTCTTCGCCCTCAAGGACCCGGAGAATATTCTGCGGGTGGTCAAGGGTGAAAAAATAGGAACGATCGTCAAGGAGGCATAG
- the scoC gene encoding HPr kinase/phosphorylase yields MESLYSVKLGKLVEEFRLEVLRGGAGYEDLLIRTEDVNRPGLQLTGFFDYFDPKRLQIIGRVETTYLEGLSPEQRLVSFEQLLSQDIPALIISRGIDPFPECMEMAEKYDRTILRGKETTSALMGALVVALRSYLAPRITRHGVLVEVYGEGVLLLGESGVGKSETAIELVKRGHRLIADDAVEIKRVTRNKLTGTAPELIRHYIELRGIGVVDVRRIFGMSAIKEASGIDMVVNLEQWKDGAMYDRLGLENLYTTILDVQVPSLTVPVKPGRNLAVIIEVAAMNNRHKKMGYNAALEFTKQINEHFDQAMSAQNQNGQD; encoded by the coding sequence ATGGAGAGCCTGTACAGCGTCAAGCTGGGGAAGCTGGTGGAGGAATTCCGCCTGGAGGTGCTGCGGGGCGGCGCCGGGTACGAGGATCTGCTGATCCGCACCGAGGACGTGAACCGGCCCGGCCTCCAGCTCACCGGCTTTTTCGACTATTTCGACCCCAAGCGCCTGCAGATCATCGGCCGCGTGGAGACCACCTACCTGGAGGGGCTGAGCCCCGAGCAGCGGCTGGTGAGCTTTGAACAGCTTTTGAGCCAGGACATCCCCGCCCTCATCATCTCCCGGGGCATCGACCCCTTCCCCGAGTGCATGGAGATGGCGGAGAAGTACGACCGCACCATCCTCCGGGGCAAGGAGACCACCTCCGCCCTCATGGGCGCGCTGGTGGTGGCGCTGCGCTCCTACCTGGCCCCCCGCATCACCCGCCACGGCGTGCTGGTGGAGGTCTACGGCGAGGGCGTGCTGCTGCTGGGCGAGTCCGGCGTGGGCAAGAGCGAGACCGCCATCGAGCTGGTCAAGCGCGGCCACCGCCTGATCGCGGACGACGCGGTGGAGATCAAGCGGGTGACCCGCAACAAGCTCACCGGCACCGCGCCCGAGCTTATCCGGCACTATATCGAGCTGCGGGGCATCGGTGTGGTGGACGTGCGCCGGATCTTCGGCATGAGCGCCATCAAGGAGGCCAGCGGCATCGACATGGTGGTGAACCTGGAGCAGTGGAAGGACGGGGCCATGTACGACCGGCTGGGCCTGGAGAACCTGTACACCACCATCCTGGACGTGCAGGTGCCCTCCCTCACCGTGCCCGTGAAGCCAGGGCGGAACCTGGCGGTGATCATCGAGGTGGCGGCCATGAACAACCGCCACAAAAAGATGGGCTACAACGCCGCGCTGGAGTTCACCAAGCAGATCAACGAGCACTTCGACCAGGCCATGAGCGCCCAGAACCAGAACGGCCAGGACTAA
- the rpsB gene encoding 30S ribosomal protein S2 — MAVVSMKQLLEAGVHFGHQTRRWNPKMATYIYTERNGIYIIDLQKTVKKLEEAYNFVRSLGESGQTLLFVGTKKQAQEAIKEEATRCGGYYVNARWLGGMLTNFKTMRGRVDRLNQLKKMQEDGTFDMLPKKEVMKHLGEIAKLEKYLGGVTEMRKLPGALFVVDPRKERNAINEARKLHIPIVAIVDTNCDPDEIDYVIPGNDDAIRAIKLLSGVMANAIQEGKQGQDAPETEAAEKAAQ, encoded by the coding sequence ATGGCAGTCGTATCTATGAAGCAGCTTCTCGAGGCGGGCGTGCACTTTGGTCACCAGACCCGCCGCTGGAACCCCAAAATGGCCACCTATATCTACACCGAGCGCAACGGCATCTACATCATCGATCTGCAGAAGACGGTGAAGAAGCTGGAGGAGGCCTACAACTTTGTCCGCTCCCTGGGCGAGAGCGGCCAGACCCTGCTCTTCGTGGGCACCAAGAAGCAGGCCCAGGAGGCCATCAAGGAAGAGGCCACCCGCTGCGGCGGCTACTACGTCAACGCCCGCTGGCTGGGCGGCATGCTCACCAACTTCAAGACCATGCGCGGGCGCGTGGACCGTCTGAACCAGCTCAAGAAGATGCAGGAGGACGGCACCTTCGACATGCTGCCCAAGAAGGAAGTCATGAAGCACCTGGGCGAGATCGCCAAGCTGGAGAAGTACCTGGGCGGCGTCACCGAGATGCGCAAGCTGCCCGGCGCCCTATTCGTGGTCGATCCCCGCAAGGAGCGCAACGCCATCAACGAGGCCCGCAAGCTGCACATCCCCATCGTGGCCATCGTCGATACCAACTGCGACCCCGACGAGATCGACTACGTCATCCCCGGCAACGACGACGCGATCCGCGCCATTAAGCTCCTCTCCGGCGTGATGGCCAACGCCATCCAGGAGGGCAAGCAGGGCCAGGACGCCCCCGAGACCGAGGCCGCCGAGAAGGCCGCCCAGTAA